One Sphaerisporangium krabiense DNA segment encodes these proteins:
- the cimA gene encoding citramalate synthase: protein MADDRFHVYDTTLRDGAQQEGLSLTVTDKLAIARQLDDLGVGFIEGGWPGANPKDTEFFRRARTELGLKHAQLAAFGATRRAGVKAADDPLVAALRESGAPVVTLVAKSHDRHVELALRTTLQENLAMIRDTVSHLRAEGQRVFLDAEHFFDGYKSNPAYALEVLRTAAEAGASVVALCDTNGGMLPDELAEVVHEAVSTGARVGIHCHDDTGCAVANSLAAVKAGATHVQGCANGYGERSGNANLFTVVANLQLKRGFDLVPEQSLAEMTRIAHAISEVTNVTPNSHQPYVGVSAFAHKAGLHASAIKVDPNLYQHIDPGQVGNDMRMLVSDMAGRASVELKGKALGYDLTGQQSRELVERVKELEARGHTFEAADASFELLLRDTVTGERRRHFSVESWRVIVERRPGGDVVSEATVKLHAKGERIVATGEGNGPVNALDRAVRLALEKLYPELAEVELIDFKVRILEGTHGTDAVTRVLIASSDAAGEWATVGVDENIIEASWQALEQAVTFGLLRAGHTL, encoded by the coding sequence GGACAAGCTCGCCATCGCCCGTCAGCTCGACGATCTCGGCGTCGGCTTCATCGAGGGAGGCTGGCCCGGGGCCAACCCCAAGGACACCGAATTCTTCCGGCGGGCTCGAACAGAGCTCGGCCTGAAGCACGCGCAGCTCGCCGCGTTCGGCGCGACCCGCCGGGCAGGAGTGAAGGCCGCCGACGACCCATTGGTGGCCGCGCTGCGCGAATCCGGCGCGCCGGTCGTGACCCTTGTCGCCAAGAGTCACGACCGGCACGTGGAGCTGGCCCTCCGCACGACTCTCCAGGAGAACCTCGCGATGATCCGCGACACGGTCTCTCACCTTCGTGCGGAGGGACAGCGAGTCTTCCTCGACGCCGAGCACTTCTTCGACGGATACAAGTCCAACCCAGCGTACGCGCTGGAGGTCCTGCGCACCGCCGCCGAGGCGGGCGCCTCGGTGGTCGCCCTGTGCGACACCAACGGCGGCATGCTGCCCGACGAGCTGGCCGAGGTCGTCCACGAGGCGGTGAGCACGGGCGCCCGGGTCGGCATCCACTGCCACGACGACACCGGCTGCGCGGTGGCCAACTCGCTGGCCGCCGTCAAGGCGGGCGCCACCCACGTCCAGGGGTGCGCCAACGGGTACGGCGAGCGCTCCGGCAACGCCAACTTGTTCACGGTCGTGGCGAACCTCCAGCTCAAGCGCGGGTTCGACCTGGTGCCCGAGCAGTCGCTCGCCGAGATGACCCGCATCGCGCACGCGATCAGCGAGGTGACCAACGTCACCCCGAACTCCCACCAGCCCTACGTCGGCGTCTCGGCGTTCGCGCACAAGGCCGGCCTGCACGCCAGCGCGATCAAGGTGGACCCGAACCTGTACCAGCACATCGACCCGGGCCAGGTCGGCAACGACATGCGCATGCTCGTCTCGGACATGGCGGGCCGGGCGTCGGTCGAGCTGAAGGGCAAGGCGCTCGGCTACGACCTCACCGGCCAGCAGTCCCGCGAGCTGGTCGAGCGGGTCAAGGAGCTGGAGGCCCGGGGCCACACCTTCGAGGCCGCCGACGCCTCCTTCGAGCTGCTGCTGCGCGACACGGTCACCGGCGAGCGCAGGCGGCACTTCAGCGTCGAGTCCTGGCGCGTGATCGTCGAACGGCGGCCAGGCGGCGACGTGGTGAGCGAGGCCACGGTCAAGCTGCACGCCAAGGGCGAGCGCATCGTCGCGACCGGCGAGGGCAACGGCCCCGTCAACGCCCTGGACCGCGCCGTGCGGCTGGCGCTGGAGAAGCTCTACCCCGAGCTGGCCGAGGTCGAGCTGATCGACTTCAAGGTCCGCATCCTGGAGGGCACCCACGGCACCGACGCCGTCACGCGCGTGCTCATCGCCTCCAGCGACGCGGCGGGCGAGTGGGCCACGGTCGGCGTGGACGAGAACATCATCGAGGCGTCCTGGCAGGCGCTGGAGCAGGCGGTGACGTTCGGCCTGCTCAGGGCGGGCCACACCCTCTGA